The Synechocystis sp. PCC 6714 genome includes the window TGGAGTCCTTACCAGTACTGCCCAAGCGGGAAGTGATTTTAATGACTCCCCAGGGACGGCCCATGGACCAGGCATTGTTCCGGGAATTAACGGACTACGATCAATTGGTTTTGATTTGTGGCCATTACGAAGGGGTAGACGAACGGGTTTGCCAACTGGTGACGAGGGAAATTTCCCTGGGGGATTTTGTGCTCACCTGTGGTGAAATTCCCGCTTTAACTTTAATTAATGGTGTCACCCGTTTACTCCCTGGCACCGTGGGCAAAGAAGCATCCTTAGTGGCAGAAAGTTTCAGCACCGACCTGTTGGATTATCCCCATTACACCCGCCCCCCAGTGTTTCGGGATTTGGCCGTGCCTCCAGTGTTATTATCCGGCAATCACCAGGCGATCGCCGAGTGGAGACTGGCTCAACAGGAGGAACGAACCCAACAGAGACGACCAGATTTGTGGCAAAAATGGCAAAGTCAACAGTCGGGGACCAATGGTTGATATGCTCCTTTCCGTAAAGGAAAGGGATTCCTAAACCCCACGATTTAGGTCCCTGCTTCGTAGCAATTGCCCCTACTCTCAATTAGTTTTATGGTCTTACGTTTGCGACCCAGATTATCCCCCTAAGCCCTAGGGTTGTTGAGTGTCGATTTTCAACAGAAACACTGTTATAGTCATTTCAAATAATTTCGAGACTGCTTAAGTCTTTACTGACAAGCTTTTCGGTGAATTTGAATGTCTCAGTCTTACTAGAAACGACCATATGGGTTGGTCCAAGGGCGGGACTGCCCATTGCCCTATCCTCTTTTCCCGGTCTGCCGATTTGTCTGAGCCGCTAGTTGTACTGGACTTCGCCCGTTAGGCTGTCTGAATCCATCGTCTCGGGGGGGGTTAGTCACCACCTCCACTCCATCTTGTTAGGCCGTCCTAAAGCACAAGCTTTTAGACCCATTCTTTTGATAAATTTGCTCAAACTCTCCACAATTAAGGCGATCGCCACTTTCAAGCACAGTAATTGGTAGTTGTGGGGCAAACTTTGCTCCTAACCATAATTAAGTTTGAGGATCATTGTTAATTTGACTAAACATGGGGGAAAGATAAGCCACCAACGCCCCCAGGCTAAAGCCCATTAAATTACGGAACAGGGGCAAAAAATCACTGGTGCGGGTAACAACGGGGCCAATGCCAAAGGCGATGACTAGAATTCCCCACAGGGGCGACATAATCAACACCCACTGCCACGCAAAGGTCTGGTTCGGCGATCGGGGAATGGCGGCGAAGCCAAAAATTAATCCCCCCACAATGGAGGTTACTAGGGTTAGAATCCATTGCTCCCTGGGTAATCCGGGCACTACGTTACAGCCGCCTTTGAGCAAACAACCTTTAACTGTTTCGAGAGCCTCAGTGATGGCTAAATTCTCACCATTATCCCGAATATAGTACATATTGCCGAAGCGAGCCTGCATCTCAATCCAAAAGGTACGGGGCATCAACTCATATACCGCATCCCCAATGCTAAAGGCTAGTAAATTGCCCCCCCTAGCATCGGCCACCAATAAAATACTTTTATCGTCTAGGCCCCAAAAAGGAATCACTGCTCGCCCAGGACTACGGTCATATTGGGTTAACACCCGCAATTTCCAACCCGTCTCTACCTCAAAGCTATTCAAATCATCAATTAACTGGGCTTCTTGAATTTCCGGCAAAAAGTTGGCCAAGTCCACCACTGGGGTTTTTTCCGAGGGTAATAATTCAGGATTGTTCACCGCCTGGGCCGGTGCCAGCGGAACCCACCACAGCATTAGGGATAGACTAACCGCAAAAAACCAGACAAAATTTTTGCTGAGACGAGTGGCGGGGGACGGCAAAGGAACGGCCATATAGTTTTTCTTTAAGTTTCTTCACAGTTGTTTACCTTATTTTAAGGTATCGCCCCGGTTAAATTTTCATGCTAGCCGATCTTTTCTGGGCAAAAAAAAGCCCCCTAACAATGAGGCGAGGGGACAGTGAGGAGTTTTAAGCTTGAGACAGATGGATTACCCCAGAAGAGCTTTGGCTTTGGTCAGCACATTATCAACACTGAAGCCAAATTTCTCTAGGCAAACTCCACCGGGCGCCGAAGCACCAAATGTTTCAATACTAACTGTATCTCCTTCCGTGCCGACATACTTATGCCAACCGAAATTGGTGGCGGCTTCTACGGAAAGGCGTTTGGTGACAGCTTTAGGCAACACCGATTCTTTGTAGGCGGCGTCCTGGGCATCAAACAGTTCCCAAGAGGGCATAGAAACTACCCGGACTTTTTCGCCATCGGCGGCCAACTTTTCAGCGGCGGCTACACAAAGTTGCAATTCGGAACCTGTCCCTATCAAGATTAACTCAGGAGCGCCTTCGGAATCAACAATGGTGTAGGCACCTTTGGCCACAGCATCGATGGAAGTTCCAGGTAAATTGGGTACTGCCTGCCGGGTCAGGGACAACAGGGTGGGGGCATGGTCCTTGGCTTTGGCGATCGCCACTTTGTAGGCACCAGAAGTTTCATTGCCATCGGCAGGACGAATAACCGTCAAGTTGGGAATAGCCCGCAGGGAGGCCAACACCTCAATGGGTTGGTGGGTGGGTCCATCTTCCCCTTGGCCAATGGAATCGTGGGTCATGACCCAAATTACCCCTGCCTCAGAAAGGGCAGAAAGGCGGATGGCGGCCCGCATGTAATCGGTGAAGATTAGAAATGTAGCACCGAAGGGCAGTAACCCGGAACCGTGGAGGGCCATACCGTTACAGATGGCTCCCATGGCATGTTCCCGTACCCCAAAGTGGACGTTTCGGTTTTGGTACTGGCCTTTTTGGAAATCCCCGGAGCAGTGAAGTTCGGTCAAGTTGGAGTGGGTCAAATCCGCTGAACCGCCAATTAATTCAGGCAATACGGGGGCCAACGCATTGAGACATTCCTCGGAATATTTTCGCGTGGCTAAACCTTTCTGGTCAGGGGTAAAGCTAGCCAGATTTTTGTCCCAACCTTCCGGTAAGGCCCCGCTCAGTTGCCGTTCAAAGGCCGCTGCTTCAGCAGGATATTTGGTTTTATATTGGGCAAAGGCTTGGTTCCATTCCGCTTCGTAGCTGGCTCCCCGGTCAATGGCTTTGCGGGTATAATCCAACACTTCCTGGGGTACTTCAAAGGGCTCGTAGTCCCAACCCAGGTTTTTGCGGGTGGCGGCCACTTCGTCGGTGCCCAACGCGGCCCCGTGGATGCCGGCGGTATCAGATTTATTGGGCGCACCATAACCAATGATTGTGGTGACTTTGATCATGGAAGGTTTATCGGTTACGGCCTTGGCTTCCTCAATGGCCTTGGCGATCGCTGCCAAATCTGTGTTGCCATCCTTAACATGAAGCACATGCCAACCGTAAGCTTCAAAGCGTTTGCTCACATCTTCGGTGAAGGCCACATCAGTGGAACCATCAATGGAAATATGGTTATCGTCATAAAGGGCGATTAACTTACCCAAACCCCAATGACCAGCAATGGAAGCGGCTTCCCCAGAAATACCTTCCATATTGCAACCATCTCCCAGAATCACATAGGTGTAATGGTCCACAATCGTGGCATCAGGTTTGTTGTAGGTGGCGGCCAAATGAGCTTCTGCTAACGCCAAACCAACACCATTGGCAATGCCTTGACCCAGAGGTCCAGTGGTCACCTCTACCCCAGCGGTGAGGAAATTTTCCGGGTGTCCAGGGGTAGAAGATTCCCATTGACGGAACTGTTTAATGTCTTCGATGGTCACACTGTCATAGCCCATTAAGTAGAGCAGGGCATACTGCAA containing:
- the trmD gene encoding tRNA (guanosine(37)-N1)-methyltransferase TrmD is translated as MQFDVLTLFPDFFTSPLQSGLLGKALEKAIASVNLINPRDFTTDKHRRVDDEPYGGGVGMVIKPEPIFAAVESLPVLPKREVILMTPQGRPMDQALFRELTDYDQLVLICGHYEGVDERVCQLVTREISLGDFVLTCGEIPALTLINGVTRLLPGTVGKEASLVAESFSTDLLDYPHYTRPPVFRDLAVPPVLLSGNHQAIAEWRLAQQEERTQQRRPDLWQKWQSQQSGTNG
- the tkt gene encoding transketolase, coding for MVVATQSLDELSINAIRFLAIDAIEKAKSGHPGLPMGAAPMAFTLWNKFMKFNPKNPKWFNRDRFVLSAGHGSMLQYALLYLMGYDSVTIEDIKQFRQWESSTPGHPENFLTAGVEVTTGPLGQGIANGVGLALAEAHLAATYNKPDATIVDHYTYVILGDGCNMEGISGEAASIAGHWGLGKLIALYDDNHISIDGSTDVAFTEDVSKRFEAYGWHVLHVKDGNTDLAAIAKAIEEAKAVTDKPSMIKVTTIIGYGAPNKSDTAGIHGAALGTDEVAATRKNLGWDYEPFEVPQEVLDYTRKAIDRGASYEAEWNQAFAQYKTKYPAEAAAFERQLSGALPEGWDKNLASFTPDQKGLATRKYSEECLNALAPVLPELIGGSADLTHSNLTELHCSGDFQKGQYQNRNVHFGVREHAMGAICNGMALHGSGLLPFGATFLIFTDYMRAAIRLSALSEAGVIWVMTHDSIGQGEDGPTHQPIEVLASLRAIPNLTVIRPADGNETSGAYKVAIAKAKDHAPTLLSLTRQAVPNLPGTSIDAVAKGAYTIVDSEGAPELILIGTGSELQLCVAAAEKLAADGEKVRVVSMPSWELFDAQDAAYKESVLPKAVTKRLSVEAATNFGWHKYVGTEGDTVSIETFGASAPGGVCLEKFGFSVDNVLTKAKALLG